GCCATTGCGATGGAGATCGAGAAGACGGCAACACCCAGACCGATGACGCATGATCTGCTGCGGACCGCAATCCACGCGCTGGATGCCGAAATCCTCAAGGTCGTCGTGAGCGAGTTGAAGGACGATACTTTTTTTGCGGTCGTTTGGCTAGACCGCAGTGGCGAAACCATGACCCTGGACGCTCGTCCCAGCGACGCTCTGGCTCTCGCGATGCGGGCGGATTGCCCCGTCTATGTGGAGCGTTCCGTTCTGGATGCCGTACAAAAGAACCAGGCAAATGGACAGAATATTCAGCCGGATGAGATGCGCCGCTGGCTTGAAGGCCTGAACGATGACGACATGGGCCGCTACAAGATGTAGCAGCCCGTCTCGCAGGCGCGGCTATCTCTCGCAGAGAGAATCCAGAAGCGTGTAAAACTCCGGGAATGAAATCGCCGCAGCCTCAGCGCCGTGGATCTCTGTTTCTCCCTCTGCCCGCAGCGCGGCGATGGAAAAAGCCATCGCGATACGGTGGTCGAGGCCCGAGTCAATCGCAGCGCCGTGTAGCGTCTGGCCACCGGGGATATCCAGGCCGTCCTCGTTTTCGGTAAACACAGCACCCATTACCTTCAGATTCTTCGCTACAAGAGCAATCCTGTCGGATTCCTTGACGCGCAACTCCTTCGCGTCGCGGATTTTAATGCCGTCACGTGTGTAGGGAGCAATGGCGGCAAGGACAGGAAGTTCGTCGATGAGCTGTGCCGAGAGGCCGCCGGATATCTCTGCACCCTTCAGTTGCGCCGAGCTATTGATCTGGAGTGAGCCGATCAGCTCGCCGTGATGCTCTTCGAGATTGAGTACCTTGACCTTCAAGCCGAGGCCAACGAGGACATCCAACAGGGCAGAACGGGTCGGGTTCATGCCGAGGTCGTCCAGAACGAGATTCGATTCAGGGAAGAGCAGCGCGGCACAAAGGAAGAACGCCGCAGACGACATATCGCCGGGAACGGTGAGGTTCAGGGAGTGAAGTTTCTGTCCGCCTTCGATGGAGATGGCATCGGCAGAACGCGTGAGCTCTGCACCGAAGGCACGCAGAGCGTGTTCGGAGTGGTCGCGTGTGCGAACGGACTCGCTAATCGTCGTGGTGCCGTTTGCTTGCAGACCAGCAAAGAGAATCGCCGTCTTTACCTGAGCGCTGGGGATGGGCGTATCAAAGGTAATTGCCTGGAGCGGCCCACCGTGAACGGTGATGGGGGCGTGGCCGTCGGTCAGGTCTATCTTTGCACCCATCTTGGAAAGCGGTCCGCGGATACGTTCCATCGGGCGGGGCGTCAACGAAGCGTCACCGATCAAACGGAAGGTGTGCGGATGGGGGGCAATCAGCCCGGCGAGCATCCGCATAGTGGAGCCGGAGTTGCCGCAGTCCAGATCAATGAGCGGCTGTTTGAACTGGCCGGTGGTTCCGGTAACGGCGATGGTTCCGTCGTCCTTCTTGACCACTGTAGCTCCGAGAGCTTCCATGCAGGCGAGCGAGCTATGCGGATCGGCACCGGTAGAGAAGTTCGCGAGAACCGAAGTGCCCTCGGCCAGCCCGGCAAGCATGGCATAGCGGTGCGAGATGCTCTTGTCGCCGGGGAGGCGCACACTGCCGCGGAGGTTTTTCGCGGGGCGGATAGTTTGAATGGAGTTGCTGGTTGCTTGAGACATTCTTTCTCTATCTTAACGCCGCAGAGCGCGAGCGGGTTAGAGCACCTGCAGAACGACGACGGTCTCATCGTCAAAATGGTCGGCGCCCGCCTGGAAGCTATCCACGGCCCTGAGGACAGTGTCGACGGTTTCCTTCGCCGTGGTCGGATTCGTCTCCTGCAGAAGAGCACAGAGCCGGTCCGTTCCAAACATGGCATGCAAGCGATTTTCCGCGTCTACTATACCGTCCGAGTAGAAGACGATGACGTCCCCAGGCTGCGTGGACACGGTGAACTCTTCATAATCCGCATTCGGAAAGAGACCGAGAGGGAAGCCTTCGGCCTGAATGGCGTTGGCCGAACGGTTCTCTCCGGTCCCAGTGACAAAAAGCGGCTGTACCGAACCTGCATTGGCAATCTGGAGCGTCCGATTTTCTCCGTTCCAGATCGCGAAGAGCATAGTAACGTACTGGGCGTCCAGGCGGCGTTCCTGGAGTTGGTCGTTCATCGCTGCCAGCATCGCACCCGGAGAGAGATGCTGGGCCGCCAGCGAGCGCAGAATGCCACTCACGAGAGCCGCGTAGAGAGCTGCAGGAGCAGCCTTTCCACTTACGTCTCCAATGGCGATCGCAAGGCGGTTCTCGCCGTAAGGGATAAAGTCGTAGACGTCTCCGCCGATAGAACGAGCAGCGAGAAACTCCGCCGCAATCTCGGCGTTGAGCATGGCAGGAGCCGCCGCTGGAAGAAGGCGAAGCTGCACCTGGCGAGCCATCTCCAGGTCGCGTTCCATCCGCTGCTCGTCTTCGCGAATCCGCTCGTACAGGCGAGCGTTGGTGATGGCAATGGCAATCTGCCCGGCCAGCGTGGTGAGCGTCCGCTGATGATCTTCGTTGTAATAATTCAGACGCGTGTGTTCGAGATCGATCACGCCGATCACATTGCCTTTGTAGATCAGGGGAACCGCGAGTTCGCTGCGTACGCCCTCGTTCGCTTCGATGTAGCGAGGGTCTTTGCGCACATCGGAGGCCAAAATGGGTGCGCGATCCTTGGCTGCATTTCCAATGATGCCCACACCGAGCGGCGCGTTCCGCTCTCGCGAGACGACCTCTCCATAACGCGTCGAAAATCGGTGGACAAACTGCTGCTGCGACTGGCTCCAGAGCAGGATGGTGAACATCTGGAAGTCGACGACCCGCTTCAACAGGGTGCCGATCCGTTCCAGAAGGTCGTCCAGATCCAGAATGCTGGTCAGCTCGCGGGAAATCTCGTTCAGAACGGTAAGCGTCTGGGCCTGACGTGAGACGCGCGTGTAGAGCCG
This genomic stretch from Terriglobus saanensis SP1PR4 harbors:
- a CDS encoding bifunctional nuclease family protein, whose product is MKTPDEVEVKIRGLMMDPVTNMPMVVLREIGGEAVLPIWVGIFEANAIAMEIEKTATPRPMTHDLLRTAIHALDAEILKVVVSELKDDTFFAVVWLDRSGETMTLDARPSDALALAMRADCPVYVERSVLDAVQKNQANGQNIQPDEMRRWLEGLNDDDMGRYKM
- the aroA gene encoding 3-phosphoshikimate 1-carboxyvinyltransferase, which translates into the protein MSQATSNSIQTIRPAKNLRGSVRLPGDKSISHRYAMLAGLAEGTSVLANFSTGADPHSSLACMEALGATVVKKDDGTIAVTGTTGQFKQPLIDLDCGNSGSTMRMLAGLIAPHPHTFRLIGDASLTPRPMERIRGPLSKMGAKIDLTDGHAPITVHGGPLQAITFDTPIPSAQVKTAILFAGLQANGTTTISESVRTRDHSEHALRAFGAELTRSADAISIEGGQKLHSLNLTVPGDMSSAAFFLCAALLFPESNLVLDDLGMNPTRSALLDVLVGLGLKVKVLNLEEHHGELIGSLQINSSAQLKGAEISGGLSAQLIDELPVLAAIAPYTRDGIKIRDAKELRVKESDRIALVAKNLKVMGAVFTENEDGLDIPGGQTLHGAAIDSGLDHRIAMAFSIAALRAEGETEIHGAEAAAISFPEFYTLLDSLCER
- a CDS encoding SpoIIE family protein phosphatase, translated to MGRFSSSTTPNRPLPEESDASKSEVVADFEGDYRPAAIDTPVSPNIRIEASHTDFLHRLADALNTTLDLQTLMHRVADLVRAVVDYRIFAVLLLNDRTQELWMRFQVGHTPEIERMRIRIGQGVVGEAAERRASIRIDDVTEISNYINANPEVRSELAVPLIVKNKVIGVLDIESELPSNFTDDQRRLLELVASRMAIAIENARLYTRVSRQAQTLTVLNEISRELTSILDLDDLLERIGTLLKRVVDFQMFTILLWSQSQQQFVHRFSTRYGEVVSRERNAPLGVGIIGNAAKDRAPILASDVRKDPRYIEANEGVRSELAVPLIYKGNVIGVIDLEHTRLNYYNEDHQRTLTTLAGQIAIAITNARLYERIREDEQRMERDLEMARQVQLRLLPAAAPAMLNAEIAAEFLAARSIGGDVYDFIPYGENRLAIAIGDVSGKAAPAALYAALVSGILRSLAAQHLSPGAMLAAMNDQLQERRLDAQYVTMLFAIWNGENRTLQIANAGSVQPLFVTGTGENRSANAIQAEGFPLGLFPNADYEEFTVSTQPGDVIVFYSDGIVDAENRLHAMFGTDRLCALLQETNPTTAKETVDTVLRAVDSFQAGADHFDDETVVVLQVL